The Swingsia samuiensis genome contains the following window.
CATCTTTTATCTCACCTTGGTGTTGAACCTCTAACAGAGAGCTTCTCGAGTAAATTTTTTTATGCACACCTGCAAAAACGCAAAGCGCCAATAAAAAATACTCTTCTGGATCAAAGGATTGTTGTCGGCCTAGGAAATATTTACGTATGTGAAGCTTTATTCCGAAGTCATATTCACCCCGCAAGGCCATCTCACTCCCTTACCTCCAATGAAGTTAAAACTTTAGTTTCACAATGCAAATCCCTTTTAAAAACAGCCATAAACTCAGGTGGATCCACTCTTAGAGATTATGTGAACGTTAATGGCGAGAAAGGAGATTTCCAAAACTTACACCTTGTCTATGGCCGCGAAGGTGAGGGATGTCCCAATTGTGGAGAAAGCTTCAAAATTTCACGTATTATACAAGCAGGACGATCCACTTTTTTCTGTCAAAACTGCCAGAAATAGGGTAATCATCACGCATCAAAGATTTTCTCTCTGTGAAAAGCGTGTAAAAAGCTTGACGTTCCTGCCTTAAGTAAGGTAAACGGCGCCAATCATTTTCGCAAAAAGACACTTAACTGAACCGAAAGATCCATGGCAAACACAGCTTCCGCCCGTAAACGCATCCGTCAAAACGAACGTCGTCGTGCTCGTAACGTTGCCCGCATGTCCCGTATGCGTACGTTCGTAAAAAAAGTTGAACACGCGATTCAGGCGGGCGATAAATCTGCCGCTAATGAAGCTCTAAAATTAGCACAACCTGAAATGCAGCGTGCGGCTGGCAAGGGTGTTGTTGCAAGAAACACAATTGCTCGTAAATTATCACGTCTTTCTGCACGCATTAAGGCTATTGCAACAGCTTAAGTCCTTTTTTGC
Protein-coding sequences here:
- the mutM gene encoding bifunctional DNA-formamidopyrimidine glycosylase/DNA-(apurinic or apyrimidinic site) lyase, which translates into the protein MPELPEVETIMQGLKSAFTGQKISFAQPYRPDLRWPFPLNLKEIMENQTIISFHRRAKYILMRLSNQWTMILHLGMSGRLIISSSTEKTPRDKHEHFVFITENGQRAGLVDPRRFGAIDLIPTPHETQHHLLSHLGVEPLTESFSSKFFYAHLQKRKAPIKNTLLDQRIVVGLGNIYVCEALFRSHIHPARPSHSLTSNEVKTLVSQCKSLLKTAINSGGSTLRDYVNVNGEKGDFQNLHLVYGREGEGCPNCGESFKISRIIQAGRSTFFCQNCQK
- the rpsT gene encoding 30S ribosomal protein S20 codes for the protein MANTASARKRIRQNERRRARNVARMSRMRTFVKKVEHAIQAGDKSAANEALKLAQPEMQRAAGKGVVARNTIARKLSRLSARIKAIATA